CATTTGTTCGGTCATGTGACATTGGGGTACATCTGGTCGCGCATCTGCCTGACGGCGCATCACGCGCTTGAAAACGGCACCGGGGACACCGAATTCTATCAGACCAAACTTGCAACCGGTCGATATTACATGAGCCGGGCGCTGCCGATGACCGCAACACATCTGGCGCGCATCCAATCCGGTTCCAGGCATGTAATGGCTCTGCCTGCAGATGCCTTCTGATCGCGGTTTCTGACCGAAAGGGCGCATGGGTATTTGGACGAAGAAGAAACGAAATGCGCCCCGACCTCGCCCGTGGACAAGCACGGGTACGGCGTATTCGGCCCGCAGGCCGGGGCGGCTTCTCCTTCGACGGTCATCGGCTCCCCAGCCTGTACCGCCCGAATTGTCTGGCATGGCGAAGTTGAAAAAAGGTTAACGCGCCTTCTTCTTTGCCCAAATACCCTGCGGGGTCCCGAGGGCGCAAAGCCCCCGGCTGCGAGGAGCAAACATGACTGCAAAACTCTGGTGTTTCGGCGAATCCGGCAATGCTTACAAGGCAGCACTGACCCTCGAGATGGTCGGTTATGATTGGGCGCCTGTCTATGTCGATTTCTTTTCCGGTGCGACACGCAGCCCGGAATTTCGTGCCATGAATGAAATGGGCGAGGTTCCAGTTTTCCGTGAAGATGATCTGATTCTGACACAATCTGCAGTGATCCAGCTTCACATTGCAAATCGCAGCGGCCGGTTCCTGGGGAAAGACAGCAATGAAACTCTGCGTTGGTTGATGTTCGACAATCACAAGATGTCTGGTCAAGCCGGAGCCCTGCGTTTCATGATGAACTTTCTGCCGCCCCGGAAACGCGCGCAAGGGGCAATCG
This is a stretch of genomic DNA from Paracoccus seriniphilus. It encodes these proteins:
- a CDS encoding glutathione S-transferase family protein, with amino-acid sequence MTAKLWCFGESGNAYKAALTLEMVGYDWAPVYVDFFSGATRSPEFRAMNEMGEVPVFREDDLILTQSAVIQLHIANRSGRFLGKDSNETLRWLMFDNHKMSGQAGALRFMMNFLPPRKRAQGAIDYLHGRVQAALQVLNNRLEGRNWVADDEPTIADFACCGYLFYEEPFGFDRKEWPNIDRWLNGITALPGWKHPYDLMPGNPSDRAVKEDI